From the Pseudarthrobacter sp. MM222 genome, one window contains:
- a CDS encoding phage holin family protein: MSGRHSGGTSGGLRISALPRTLRLIFKLAPRQLNDEIALAKIEIKRKGIQLGVAAAFVAVALVFVALLVIGLVVAAIMGLATIMPAWLAALLVCGVFLLIALIVGLVGFRKFKKAMPLMPEETVRGLKYDLGIAKEGSAFNPAVLDPNSEQYKAAKAAKAEADAKAKAEKEAKKAAEPEFGPPPTESELRRRVVQRRTHLTGVRDELSEELDVKTQAQALLAMTQARLQDGKEQLSAKVAGFKSSAGPSAKGPAIANARGAADQLGQRWKPLAALAASTAALVFLLRKLLKG; encoded by the coding sequence ATGAGCGGACGTCACAGCGGCGGGACAAGCGGCGGGCTGCGGATTTCCGCGCTGCCCAGGACCCTGAGATTGATCTTCAAGCTGGCGCCCCGGCAGCTCAATGACGAGATCGCCCTCGCGAAGATTGAAATCAAACGCAAGGGCATCCAGCTCGGCGTCGCTGCCGCGTTCGTCGCCGTCGCGCTTGTGTTTGTGGCCCTTCTGGTGATCGGCTTGGTCGTGGCCGCCATCATGGGCCTGGCCACGATCATGCCCGCCTGGCTCGCCGCACTGCTGGTTTGTGGCGTCTTCCTGCTGATCGCCCTGATCGTCGGTCTGGTGGGATTCCGGAAGTTCAAGAAAGCGATGCCACTGATGCCGGAAGAGACCGTCCGCGGCCTCAAATACGATCTTGGCATCGCCAAGGAGGGCTCCGCTTTCAACCCTGCGGTGCTGGACCCCAACTCCGAGCAGTACAAAGCGGCCAAAGCCGCGAAGGCTGAAGCCGACGCCAAGGCGAAGGCCGAGAAGGAAGCCAAGAAGGCCGCCGAGCCTGAGTTCGGCCCGCCGCCCACCGAATCGGAACTGCGACGCCGGGTGGTCCAGCGCCGCACACACCTTACCGGAGTGCGTGACGAACTCTCAGAGGAACTGGACGTCAAGACGCAGGCGCAGGCTCTGCTGGCCATGACCCAGGCCCGGCTGCAGGACGGCAAGGAGCAACTGAGCGCCAAAGTCGCCGGCTTCAAGTCCTCGGCCGGTCCCTCGGCGAAGGGCCCCGCTATCGCGAACGCCCGTGGCGCGGCGGATCAGCTCGGCCAGCGCTGGAAGCCCCTTGCCGCGCTTGCCGCTTCCACCGCCGCACTGGTGTTCCTCCTGCGCAAACTACTCAAGGGCTAG
- a CDS encoding CDP-alcohol phosphatidyltransferase family protein, with product MKFIGAGARPGQPQIHHDAVFTIPNVLTVVRFLGVPIFIWLVLGPREYGYGALILAIMASTDWVDGYIARRFNQMSHLGRVMDPIADRLALIAVAVTLVIAGVVEWWYLAALLIPDAIMLAVSLYYFHSHPDLPVSRVGKIRTGLLLVGTPLLVLSKLAIPASEIYAVVAWLFLGLGLVGHWIAGYNYFRAIIRKGKRLRAGSAGSADADDGGLL from the coding sequence ATGAAGTTCATCGGTGCTGGTGCCCGGCCCGGGCAGCCCCAGATCCACCACGACGCGGTCTTCACCATTCCCAACGTGCTGACAGTGGTCCGGTTTCTTGGCGTCCCAATCTTCATCTGGCTCGTGCTCGGACCGCGGGAATACGGCTACGGAGCCCTCATCCTGGCGATCATGGCAAGCACCGACTGGGTGGACGGCTACATCGCCAGACGCTTCAACCAGATGTCCCACCTGGGCCGGGTCATGGACCCGATCGCTGACCGGCTGGCGTTGATCGCCGTCGCCGTGACCCTCGTGATCGCCGGCGTCGTGGAGTGGTGGTACCTGGCTGCCCTTCTCATTCCCGATGCCATAATGCTCGCGGTGTCGTTGTACTACTTCCACAGCCATCCGGATCTGCCCGTGAGCCGGGTTGGCAAAATCCGGACTGGCCTCCTGCTCGTGGGAACGCCGCTGCTTGTGCTCTCCAAACTGGCAATCCCCGCGAGTGAGATCTACGCCGTCGTCGCCTGGCTCTTCCTCGGCCTCGGTCTCGTGGGACATTGGATCGCCGGCTACAACTATTTCAGGGCCATCATCCGCAAAGGCAAGCGCCTCAGGGCCGGCAGTGCCGGCAGCGCAGACGCCGACGACGGCGGTCTCCTCTAA
- a CDS encoding DMT family transporter, with the protein MVWIAVLLAVLGAFFLAFGAQRQGSAVKADTGGLALSSHGLFRLIRSPRWIFGLLLLCTGMVMNAIALVSAPLTVVQPIGAIALVITTMVNSKDQGLSINRATVVAISACVTGSALFVVLAVNVTQENHHVSGSDELTIVLLLALAVGLFGTLALLFKHRMSAFIYILGAGVLFGFVAVLTRIIGKHLLDPNGLGLLNVQWYSVVAIVAAGGLGSWFVQSAYSGGPPDLVIAGLTVIDPIVGIAIGIAILGELRPDVHAVMAIAMGTAASLAIVGVIALSRHHPEVTKRKKDARKAAGRLS; encoded by the coding sequence ATGGTCTGGATTGCGGTACTTCTAGCGGTCCTCGGGGCCTTCTTCCTCGCGTTCGGTGCCCAGCGCCAGGGCAGCGCGGTCAAGGCGGACACCGGGGGCCTGGCGCTGAGCAGCCACGGCCTGTTCCGACTGATCCGCAGTCCCCGTTGGATCTTCGGCCTGCTGCTGCTCTGCACCGGCATGGTGATGAATGCCATCGCCCTGGTTTCGGCGCCCCTCACTGTCGTTCAGCCGATCGGGGCCATTGCCCTCGTCATCACCACGATGGTGAACTCCAAGGACCAAGGGTTAAGCATCAACCGGGCCACGGTGGTCGCCATCTCGGCCTGTGTCACAGGTTCCGCACTGTTTGTTGTCCTGGCCGTCAATGTCACTCAGGAGAACCACCACGTCAGTGGCTCGGACGAGTTGACGATCGTGCTGCTGCTGGCCTTGGCGGTCGGCCTGTTCGGCACGCTTGCGCTGCTGTTCAAGCACCGGATGAGCGCCTTCATCTACATTCTCGGCGCGGGTGTGCTGTTCGGTTTTGTGGCCGTGCTGACCCGCATTATCGGTAAGCACCTGCTGGATCCGAACGGCCTGGGCCTGCTGAACGTGCAATGGTATTCCGTGGTTGCCATCGTGGCTGCCGGCGGTCTCGGCTCATGGTTTGTGCAGAGCGCTTACTCGGGTGGTCCGCCCGACCTTGTGATCGCAGGACTGACCGTGATCGACCCGATCGTGGGCATCGCGATCGGCATTGCGATCCTGGGCGAACTCCGGCCGGATGTCCACGCCGTTATGGCAATTGCGATGGGGACTGCGGCTTCCCTTGCTATCGTGGGAGTGATAGCCCTGTCCAGACACCACCCCGAGGTGACCAAGCGCAAGAAAGACGCGCGTAAGGCCGCGGGCCGGTTGTCCTAG
- a CDS encoding glycosyltransferase has protein sequence MTMPDTQRPLTILIAADTYPPHVNGAAQFGYRLAKGMTARGHDVHVLACRPGKGKSYSELSAEATVHRLRSHSVPTHEYFRITFPWEIKKEIGLLFDRVQPDVVHIQSHYMIGEHVLYEAVKRGIRIVATNHFMPENLNPFLPFPQWFKDIIGRISWKDMGKVMGQADVVTTPTPLAAKAMHQHAFLRKVLPLSNGIDAAAYELQPGENLERHTSPTVLFVGRLAEEKHVDVLIDAIAKAPTELNIHLEIVGGGEVRQGLEAQVARLGLQHRVKFLGLATDAELRKAYLQADVFCMPGTAELQSLVTLEAMSASTPVLLADAMALPHLVHDGENGYLFTPNDSDDLSAKLVRLFTLPENELAAMGKTSREMVENHSLERTLQAFEDLYRGASYDDLVV, from the coding sequence GTGACCATGCCTGACACCCAGCGCCCGCTGACCATCCTGATCGCCGCGGACACCTACCCGCCACACGTCAACGGCGCCGCCCAGTTCGGTTACCGCCTGGCCAAAGGAATGACGGCCCGGGGGCACGATGTGCATGTCCTCGCCTGCCGTCCAGGCAAAGGCAAGAGCTACAGCGAACTCAGCGCCGAGGCAACGGTCCACCGGCTGCGGTCCCATTCGGTGCCCACCCATGAGTACTTCCGCATCACGTTTCCGTGGGAGATCAAGAAGGAAATCGGCCTGCTGTTCGACCGCGTCCAGCCCGACGTCGTGCACATTCAGAGCCACTACATGATCGGCGAGCATGTGCTCTATGAGGCGGTGAAACGCGGCATCCGGATTGTTGCGACCAACCACTTCATGCCCGAGAACTTGAACCCGTTCCTGCCTTTCCCGCAATGGTTCAAGGACATCATCGGCCGCATCTCCTGGAAAGACATGGGCAAGGTCATGGGCCAGGCCGACGTCGTGACAACCCCCACGCCCCTGGCCGCCAAGGCGATGCACCAGCATGCCTTCCTCCGCAAGGTCCTCCCGCTTTCGAACGGAATCGACGCCGCCGCCTACGAGCTCCAGCCTGGGGAGAACCTCGAACGCCACACCAGCCCCACCGTGCTCTTCGTCGGCAGGCTCGCCGAAGAAAAGCACGTGGACGTGCTGATCGATGCGATCGCCAAGGCCCCTACGGAGCTGAACATCCACCTCGAAATTGTCGGCGGCGGGGAAGTCCGGCAGGGCCTCGAGGCCCAGGTGGCCCGCCTCGGGCTGCAGCACCGGGTAAAGTTTCTCGGCCTCGCGACCGACGCTGAGCTGCGGAAGGCCTACCTCCAGGCGGATGTTTTCTGCATGCCGGGAACCGCAGAGCTCCAGTCCCTGGTCACCCTCGAAGCGATGTCCGCATCCACGCCGGTCCTGCTTGCCGATGCGATGGCGCTGCCGCACCTGGTGCACGACGGCGAGAACGGCTACCTGTTCACGCCCAACGACAGCGACGACCTCTCTGCCAAGCTGGTCCGCCTGTTCACGCTTCCCGAGAATGAGCTTGCAGCCATGGGCAAGACGAGCCGGGAAATGGTGGAGAACCACAGCCTCGAGCGCACGCTCCAGGCGTTCGAAGACCTCTACCGCGGTGCCAGCTACGACGACCTGGTGGTCTGA
- a CDS encoding acyl-CoA dehydrogenase family protein — MSKAAVDINDLPYADGDFFAFEQLLSGKEQDRLAEVREFLAREVKPIAVDCWNRGEFPMDLIPKLAEIDLVSPVRRQGYSNLFAGILHAEATRADSSIATFMGVHDGLFTGSIEALASQEQQDAWLPDIYALKKIGAFGLTEPLGGSDVAGGTRTTARRDGDSWILNGGKRWIGNATFSDWVVIYARDLADNQVKGFLVDTKTDGYSATKIENKISLRTVQNADITLENVVVPDFFKLANANSFRDTNKVLKVTRLAVAWQAVGQQLAAFDVARRYAVERHQFGRPIASFQLVQHQLVQILGNAVSSMGMMVRLSQLEDAGEAKDEQSALAKAFTTARMRESVAIGRSLLGGNGIVTDYEMAKVFADAEAIYSYEGTHEINTLVTGRAITGISAIV; from the coding sequence ATGTCCAAAGCTGCAGTCGACATCAACGACCTCCCCTACGCCGACGGCGACTTCTTTGCTTTCGAGCAGCTGCTCAGCGGTAAGGAGCAGGACCGGCTGGCGGAGGTCCGGGAGTTCCTGGCGCGCGAGGTCAAACCGATTGCGGTGGACTGCTGGAACCGGGGCGAGTTTCCCATGGATCTGATTCCGAAACTCGCGGAGATCGACCTGGTCAGCCCCGTCCGGCGACAGGGTTACTCCAACCTGTTCGCCGGGATCCTGCACGCCGAGGCCACCCGGGCCGACTCATCCATTGCCACCTTCATGGGCGTTCATGACGGCCTCTTCACAGGCTCCATCGAGGCCCTCGCCTCGCAGGAACAACAGGATGCGTGGCTTCCGGACATTTATGCACTCAAGAAGATCGGCGCCTTCGGCCTCACCGAACCGCTCGGCGGTTCCGACGTCGCCGGCGGCACCCGCACCACGGCCCGCCGGGACGGTGACAGTTGGATCCTCAACGGCGGCAAGCGCTGGATTGGCAACGCCACTTTCTCCGACTGGGTGGTCATCTATGCCCGTGACCTAGCCGACAACCAGGTCAAGGGCTTCCTGGTGGACACCAAGACGGATGGCTACAGCGCGACCAAGATCGAGAACAAGATCTCGCTGCGCACGGTGCAGAATGCCGACATCACGCTAGAGAACGTCGTCGTGCCGGACTTCTTCAAGCTCGCCAACGCCAACAGCTTCCGGGACACCAACAAAGTCCTTAAGGTCACCCGGCTCGCCGTCGCCTGGCAAGCCGTCGGCCAGCAGCTCGCCGCCTTCGATGTAGCCCGCCGCTACGCCGTGGAGCGCCACCAGTTCGGCCGCCCGATTGCCTCCTTCCAGCTGGTCCAGCACCAGCTCGTGCAGATCCTTGGCAACGCCGTGAGCTCGATGGGCATGATGGTGCGGCTCTCGCAGCTGGAGGACGCCGGCGAGGCCAAGGACGAGCAGTCGGCGCTGGCCAAGGCCTTCACTACGGCCCGCATGCGCGAGAGCGTCGCCATCGGCCGCAGCCTCCTCGGCGGCAACGGGATTGTGACCGACTACGAGATGGCCAAAGTCTTCGCTGACGCGGAAGCCATCTATTCCTATGAAGGCACCCACGAGATCAACACCCTCGTCACAGGCCGGGCCATCACCGGAATCTCGGCGATCGTCTAG
- a CDS encoding M23 family metallopeptidase — translation MKTPALLAALVLALSPVASGAAGLSPGAPPAPGAPPAGSLNAGFSPAESRSAGPAGWSWPLNPKPAVLRAFDPPAKPWLSGHRGVDLEAASFGAGVAAPASGTVSFVGVVVDRAVITIDHGDGLRSSFEPVESALVKGARVAIGETLGRILPGHCGALPCVHWGVRRGDDYLNPLAFVTDLRPSILLPPLDPAPG, via the coding sequence ATGAAAACTCCGGCCCTGCTTGCAGCCCTGGTTCTTGCCCTCTCCCCCGTGGCGTCAGGTGCAGCCGGGCTTTCGCCGGGGGCGCCGCCCGCTCCCGGGGCCCCACCCGCCGGGAGCCTGAATGCAGGGTTCTCGCCCGCGGAGTCCCGGTCGGCAGGGCCCGCAGGGTGGAGCTGGCCGCTGAATCCGAAACCTGCGGTGCTGCGGGCATTCGACCCTCCGGCCAAGCCATGGCTGAGCGGTCATCGCGGCGTGGACCTTGAGGCGGCATCCTTCGGCGCTGGGGTGGCCGCTCCCGCATCGGGGACGGTGAGTTTTGTCGGCGTCGTGGTGGACCGGGCGGTGATCACCATCGACCACGGCGACGGCCTGCGGAGCAGCTTCGAGCCGGTGGAAAGCGCACTGGTCAAGGGTGCCCGCGTCGCAATTGGCGAAACGCTGGGCCGCATCCTGCCAGGGCACTGCGGCGCACTGCCCTGTGTGCACTGGGGCGTGCGGCGCGGGGACGACTACCTCAACCCGCTTGCCTTCGTGACCGACTTGCGGCCCTCCATCCTGCTGCCGCCCCTGGACCCGGCGCCGGGATAG
- the rpsB gene encoding 30S ribosomal protein S2, with amino-acid sequence MPVVTMRQLLDSGVHFGHQTRRWNPKMKRFIFTERNGIYIIDLQQSLSYIDRAYEFVKATVAHGGTVLFVGTKKQAQESIAEQATRVGQPYVNQRWLGGMLTNFQTVSKRIQRMKELEEIDFDDVAGSAYTKKELLLLRRELTKLETNLGGIRNLTKAPSVLWIVDTKKEHLAVDEAKKLNIPVVAILDTNCDPDEVDFPIPGNDDAIRSVNLLTRVVADAVAEGLIARNQRATGTTEAPEEPLAEWERELLEGSKAEAAAAPEAEAAPAAAEEAPAAEEAPAAAEATPAADDAAGEAK; translated from the coding sequence ATGCCCGTCGTAACTATGCGCCAGCTGCTTGACAGCGGCGTCCACTTTGGACACCAGACCCGCCGTTGGAACCCGAAGATGAAGCGATTCATCTTCACGGAGCGCAACGGCATCTACATCATTGACCTGCAGCAGTCGCTGTCCTACATCGACCGCGCCTACGAGTTCGTGAAGGCCACCGTTGCACACGGCGGCACCGTTCTCTTCGTCGGCACCAAGAAGCAGGCGCAGGAATCCATCGCCGAGCAGGCCACCCGCGTCGGCCAGCCGTACGTCAACCAGCGTTGGCTCGGCGGTATGCTGACCAACTTCCAGACGGTCTCCAAGCGCATCCAGCGCATGAAGGAACTCGAAGAGATCGACTTCGACGACGTCGCCGGCTCCGCGTACACCAAGAAGGAACTGCTGCTCCTTCGCCGCGAGCTCACGAAGCTCGAAACCAACCTCGGTGGTATCCGCAACCTGACCAAGGCACCTTCCGTGCTCTGGATCGTGGACACCAAGAAGGAACACCTCGCCGTTGACGAGGCCAAGAAGCTGAACATCCCGGTTGTTGCCATCCTGGACACCAACTGCGATCCGGACGAAGTCGACTTCCCGATCCCGGGCAACGATGACGCCATCCGCTCCGTCAACCTCCTGACCCGCGTTGTGGCCGACGCCGTTGCTGAGGGCCTGATCGCCCGCAACCAGCGCGCAACTGGCACCACCGAAGCTCCGGAAGAGCCGCTGGCTGAGTGGGAGCGCGAGCTCCTCGAAGGCAGCAAGGCCGAAGCCGCAGCCGCTCCCGAAGCCGAGGCTGCTCCGGCCGCCGCCGAAGAAGCACCCGCTGCAGAGGAAGCCCCGGCAGCTGCCGAGGCTACCCCGGCTGCTGACGACGCCGCTGGCGAAGCCAAGTAG
- the tsf gene encoding translation elongation factor Ts: MANYTAADIKALRERTGAGMMDVKKALDEANGDAEKAIEIIRIKGLKGATKREGRSTAEGLVAAKVDGGVGVMIEVNCETDFVAKADKFIQLADKVLAVAVESGAADLETLLATEVDGKPLSEVVVEEGAVLGEKVVVRRISRIEGATVDAYLHKTSKDLPAQVGVLFAVDGEGEAAATAAHDVAVHVAAMSPNYLAREDVPAELVESERRIAEETAKAEGKPEAAMTKIVEGRVTGFYKGEVLLDQAFAKDAKKSVAQVLEEAGVKGTGFARFRVGS, encoded by the coding sequence ATGGCGAACTACACTGCCGCTGATATCAAGGCTCTGCGCGAGCGCACAGGCGCCGGCATGATGGATGTCAAGAAGGCTCTTGACGAGGCCAACGGTGACGCCGAGAAGGCCATCGAAATCATCCGCATCAAGGGCCTGAAGGGCGCTACCAAGCGCGAAGGCCGCTCCACCGCAGAAGGCCTGGTTGCTGCCAAGGTCGACGGCGGCGTGGGCGTGATGATCGAAGTTAACTGCGAGACCGACTTCGTCGCCAAGGCTGACAAGTTCATCCAGCTCGCCGACAAGGTCCTGGCCGTAGCAGTCGAGTCCGGCGCTGCCGACCTCGAAACCCTGCTGGCCACCGAAGTCGACGGCAAGCCGCTGTCCGAGGTCGTCGTCGAAGAGGGCGCCGTACTGGGCGAGAAGGTTGTCGTCCGCCGCATCTCCCGCATCGAGGGCGCAACGGTCGACGCTTACCTGCACAAGACCTCCAAGGATCTCCCGGCTCAGGTCGGCGTCCTGTTCGCCGTTGACGGCGAAGGCGAAGCAGCCGCTACCGCAGCCCACGACGTCGCCGTCCACGTTGCCGCGATGTCCCCGAACTACCTCGCCCGCGAGGATGTTCCGGCCGAGCTCGTCGAGTCCGAGCGTCGCATCGCCGAGGAGACGGCCAAGGCTGAAGGCAAGCCGGAAGCTGCAATGACCAAGATTGTGGAAGGCCGTGTCACGGGCTTCTACAAGGGCGAGGTCCTCCTCGACCAGGCATTCGCCAAGGATGCCAAGAAGTCTGTCGCGCAGGTCCTCGAAGAGGCCGGCGTCAAGGGAACGGGCTTCGCGCGTTTCCGCGTCGGTTCCTAG
- the pyrH gene encoding UMP kinase, which produces METVTNSAQPKKSRRRVLLKLSGEVFGGGKLGVDPDTVRGVAKQIAAAVPDVEVAIVVGGGNFFRGAELSQSGMDRSRADYMGMLGTVMNCLALQDFLEQAGVETRVQSAITMGQVAEAYIPRRAIRHMEKGRVVIFGAGAGLPYFSTDTVAAQRAMEVHADVVLMAKSGVDGVYTADPKKDPTAEKLSRLSYDDALRRDIRVMDQTAMTMCKDNNLTMVVFGMEGEGNVTRAILGEELGTVVTP; this is translated from the coding sequence ATGGAAACCGTCACCAATTCAGCCCAGCCAAAGAAGAGCCGGCGCAGAGTCCTGTTGAAGCTTTCCGGCGAGGTCTTCGGCGGCGGGAAACTGGGCGTTGACCCGGATACCGTCCGAGGCGTGGCCAAGCAGATCGCCGCGGCAGTGCCCGACGTCGAGGTCGCAATCGTCGTCGGCGGCGGCAACTTCTTCCGCGGCGCAGAGCTGTCGCAGAGCGGGATGGACCGCTCCCGCGCCGACTACATGGGCATGCTCGGCACCGTGATGAACTGCCTGGCGCTCCAGGACTTCCTGGAACAGGCCGGCGTTGAGACCCGCGTGCAGAGCGCCATCACGATGGGCCAGGTCGCCGAGGCCTACATTCCGCGCCGCGCCATCCGCCACATGGAGAAGGGCCGCGTCGTCATCTTCGGTGCCGGGGCCGGACTCCCGTATTTCTCCACCGACACGGTGGCGGCGCAGCGGGCCATGGAGGTCCACGCCGACGTCGTCCTGATGGCCAAGAGCGGGGTCGACGGCGTCTACACCGCAGACCCGAAGAAGGACCCGACGGCGGAGAAGCTCTCCCGCCTGAGCTATGACGACGCCCTGCGGCGTGACATCCGCGTGATGGACCAGACCGCGATGACCATGTGCAAGGACAACAACCTCACCATGGTGGTCTTCGGCATGGAAGGCGAAGGCAACGTCACCCGCGCCATCCTCGGCGAGGAATTGGGCACCGTAGTCACCCCCTAG
- the frr gene encoding ribosome recycling factor → MIEETLLEAGDKMDKAVEVAKEDFASIRTGRANPGLYNKVLVDYYGSPTPLQQLASFAIPDARTILITPFDKTALRDIERALSDSEVGANPSNDGNVIRITIPDLTQERRKEYVKIVKSKGEDAKISIRNIRRKAKETLDKLVKDGEAGEDEGSRGEKELDAMTKAHVDGIDELLKRKEAELLEV, encoded by the coding sequence GTGATCGAAGAAACCTTGCTCGAAGCCGGGGACAAGATGGACAAGGCGGTTGAGGTAGCCAAGGAAGACTTCGCCTCGATCCGCACCGGCCGCGCCAACCCGGGCCTGTACAACAAGGTCCTGGTGGACTACTACGGCTCGCCGACGCCGCTGCAGCAGCTGGCCTCCTTTGCCATCCCGGATGCCCGCACCATCCTCATCACGCCCTTCGACAAGACCGCGCTGCGGGACATCGAACGTGCCCTGAGCGACTCCGAGGTGGGCGCCAACCCCTCCAACGACGGCAACGTCATCCGGATTACCATCCCTGACCTGACCCAGGAGCGGCGCAAGGAATACGTCAAGATCGTCAAGTCCAAGGGCGAGGACGCCAAAATCTCCATCCGCAACATCCGCCGCAAGGCCAAGGAAACCCTGGACAAGCTTGTCAAGGACGGCGAAGCCGGCGAGGACGAGGGCAGCCGCGGCGAGAAGGAACTCGACGCCATGACGAAGGCGCACGTCGACGGTATCGACGAGCTGCTCAAGCGCAAGGAAGCCGAGCTGCTCGAGGTCTGA